The following are encoded in a window of bacterium BMS3Abin11 genomic DNA:
- the priA gene encoding primosomal protein N': MLPVQYFFESMSNKKNPNTLPDNLSETSDERQERLVVVRVALPVPVRKIFDYTVPATLALPRPGCRVRVDFSGRILTGLVIEKSNSSLLDIKKLKAVRAVLDSEPLLDSRTIQFLCWVADYYIHPLGEVVFCALPKLLREGKTAKLPERPFWVITTLGKEALKQGPGRAAVQYRLLKILSEAEKPLGSESFKAVSRSWKKAIEAIEGKGLIERIELPATEEAARLPALSATPDQQQAINSICDSLDNFNCFLLHGITGSGKTEVYLRCISAVLVNNQQALVLVPEISLTPQLVNRFRQRFDAVIDVLHSGMNDTQRMQAWERARRGDSAILIGTRSAVYVPLARPGIIILDEEHDSSFKQQDGFRYHARDVAIKRASIEGIPVVMGSATPSLESWHNAKQGRFGLLTLERRATAGGLPEIHLLDVEKQPLENGISIPLRDGVRKCLKQGEQSLLFINRRGFAPAVCCTSCNALVQCTRCDARMTWHRKEGRLLCHHCGKSSRWPEHCPDCDGSEMVTIGQGTENIHQSIQQLVPEASIERIDRDTTRRKGELEQRLQRAHSGEADVLVGTQMLSKGHDFPNLSLVGILDSDQLLFSSDFRASERLFQLLTQVAGRAGRGDKRGMVLVQTRFPDSPWLQVIAQHDYKGFAEMALAERKSADYPPYTHIALLRAEATEQQQALKFLDGMHRKARSLIASSTMIQSVNLSEPVPSVMEKRAGRYRAQLLVQAASRKPLHDFLFQWRGLIENDRGARRVRWSLDVDPVDLF; encoded by the coding sequence ATGCTTCCTGTCCAATATTTTTTTGAAAGTATGTCAAATAAAAAAAACCCCAACACCCTGCCGGATAATCTGTCAGAAACTTCAGATGAGCGGCAAGAACGGTTAGTCGTTGTCCGGGTTGCCCTGCCAGTTCCAGTACGTAAAATATTTGATTACACAGTTCCGGCAACATTGGCATTACCCCGGCCAGGTTGCAGGGTACGAGTTGATTTTAGCGGCAGGATTCTGACCGGGCTGGTAATTGAAAAAAGCAATTCATCACTGCTTGATATTAAAAAATTAAAAGCAGTCAGGGCGGTGCTTGATAGTGAGCCCTTACTGGACAGTAGAACTATTCAATTTCTGTGTTGGGTGGCAGATTATTATATACACCCCCTGGGAGAAGTCGTCTTCTGTGCCTTACCAAAGTTGTTGCGTGAAGGTAAAACAGCGAAGTTACCAGAAAGGCCATTCTGGGTAATCACGACCCTGGGCAAGGAGGCCCTGAAGCAGGGGCCGGGGCGTGCCGCCGTTCAGTATCGTTTGTTGAAAATTTTATCAGAGGCAGAAAAACCGCTAGGATCTGAGTCGTTTAAAGCTGTCTCCAGGAGCTGGAAAAAAGCGATCGAAGCAATTGAAGGAAAGGGGCTGATTGAGAGAATAGAGTTGCCTGCTACTGAAGAGGCAGCCCGCCTGCCTGCACTGAGCGCGACCCCTGACCAGCAACAGGCCATTAATAGCATTTGCGACAGTTTAGACAACTTCAATTGTTTTCTGCTACATGGCATCACCGGCAGCGGCAAGACGGAAGTCTACCTGCGCTGCATTTCTGCTGTGTTAGTGAATAATCAGCAGGCCCTGGTGCTTGTTCCGGAGATCAGTCTTACGCCACAACTGGTCAATCGATTCCGACAGCGTTTTGATGCTGTAATTGATGTGTTGCACTCAGGCATGAATGATACACAGCGCATGCAGGCATGGGAGCGAGCGAGGCGTGGCGACTCGGCGATCCTTATCGGTACACGCTCTGCGGTATATGTGCCGCTGGCACGTCCAGGGATTATCATTCTCGACGAAGAGCATGATAGCTCTTTTAAGCAACAGGATGGTTTTCGATATCATGCTCGCGATGTGGCAATCAAGCGTGCAAGTATAGAGGGTATTCCTGTCGTCATGGGCAGTGCGACGCCGTCACTGGAGAGCTGGCATAATGCTAAGCAGGGCAGGTTTGGATTATTAACGCTGGAACGACGGGCGACTGCCGGAGGTTTACCCGAAATTCACCTGTTGGATGTTGAAAAACAGCCGCTAGAGAACGGTATCAGTATCCCTTTACGTGACGGTGTCAGGAAATGTCTTAAGCAGGGTGAGCAAAGCCTGTTATTTATTAACCGCAGGGGCTTTGCCCCCGCTGTCTGCTGCACATCATGTAATGCACTGGTGCAATGCACACGATGTGATGCACGCATGACCTGGCACAGGAAGGAAGGCCGTTTGCTATGCCATCATTGTGGCAAGAGTAGCCGATGGCCTGAGCACTGCCCCGATTGTGATGGTAGTGAAATGGTTACTATCGGGCAGGGTACAGAGAATATTCACCAGTCCATTCAGCAGCTGGTTCCTGAGGCATCGATAGAGCGTATCGACAGAGATACCACTCGACGAAAGGGTGAGCTTGAACAGCGTCTGCAACGTGCACACAGCGGTGAGGCAGATGTGCTGGTAGGTACCCAGATGCTGTCCAAGGGCCATGACTTCCCGAATTTAAGCCTGGTCGGCATACTCGATAGTGATCAATTATTATTTTCCTCCGATTTTCGTGCCAGTGAGCGTCTGTTCCAGTTGCTTACACAGGTGGCAGGCAGGGCAGGGCGAGGGGATAAACGGGGCATGGTCCTGGTGCAAACGCGTTTTCCTGATAGTCCCTGGCTGCAGGTAATTGCGCAGCATGACTATAAAGGCTTTGCCGAGATGGCATTAGCGGAACGCAAGAGCGCAGATTATCCGCCCTATACACATATCGCTTTGCTGCGTGCCGAAGCAACAGAGCAGCAGCAAGCCCTGAAATTTTTAGACGGTATGCATCGAAAGGCAAGATCATTGATTGCATCCAGTACAATGATACAGTCTGTCAACCTATCCGAACCGGTGCCTTCGGTGATGGAAAAACGTGCTGGTCGTTACCGGGCCCAGTTACTAGTACAGGCGGCGAGCAGAAAACCTCTGCATGATTTTCTTTTTCAATGGCGCGGCCTGATAGAAAACGATCGTGGTGCACGACGCGTACGCTGGTCGCTGGATGTGGATCCGGTTGACCTGTTTTAA